In the Salvia splendens isolate huo1 chromosome 16, SspV2, whole genome shotgun sequence genome, GATGGTAGTCCTTCTGTCTGGTCTTCCTGTACCATCCGATGATTCTGGCACGTACTTCACATTCCGATATTTCTATAATTAGAaacaaaaataagagaaaaggaAAAGCTTATAATGTTAGGAAAAAGGAGAATATATAAGTGCACCTGCAGATGGCTTTTGACATGAAATATGGTGAGCCCCTCTGTATCCATCAGCTGCAGTATAGCCTTCGGCCTCGCCTCTACAGAGACGTCGTAAAATCAGCATGTGTTGCGGTTCTTGTCTTAATCAAAATCCACAATCGAGTTAAGAGTAGGTAATGATCTCGGATCAAAATGACTTACTGTCAGCACCACCAAGTCGATTCACACAATCAACGAATCGATCATGTAGATCTTGGCTCCACCTAATCCTCATCTTGCTCGATGCGACAGGGTTAGGAGTTGCAGGTTGCTGTCCGAACGGACTCATGTTGGCAAAGTGAGACGCGGCAACATTAAACTGTGAGGCCTAGAGAGGCCGGGGGCGAATAAATGGTCATCATCAAGTGGGAAAAAAATGATGTTGAATCTTGAAAAACTTACATGAACACCATGAATTGGATTGAAAGGGGGAGACTGCCTTATCGCGTTCGTGTCATTAACTCCACCTTGTAGCTTCTCTTCAATGAACAAGAGGTGTTCATTTTGGGAAGGGTCATTAGCCCTTAAAACTGTTGGCATTTGAGTTTGTGGAATGAAGCTCCTCCCAAATTGATCGTAGTTGGTTTCTTGAAGATCGTACCGTGATAAGCCCATGTGGGCCTCGGTTGCATAGAAAGCAGCAGCAGTTGAACCTATCCTGCTGATCATGGCATCAACAGGCCAAATATTGGCCTGCTGATGCTGAGTACCCAAGTTCTGAGAGAACTCAGGCACCTCAGAAGCAAAAGTAGTGGCGAATCCAGAACT is a window encoding:
- the LOC121771318 gene encoding myb family transcription factor PHL5-like, with amino-acid sequence MERLNQSSGFATTFASEVPEFSQNLGTQHQQANIWPVDAMISRIGSTAAAFYATEAHMGLSRYDLQETNYDQFGRSFIPQTQMPTVLRANDPSQNEHLLFIEEKLQGGVNDTNAIRQSPPFNPIHGVHASQFNVAASHFANMSPFGQQPATPNPVASSKMRIRWSQDLHDRFVDCVNRLGGADKARPKAILQLMDTEGLTIFHVKSHLQKYRNVKYVPESSDGTGRPDRRTTIANNLAQIDIETGMQIKEALQLQLDVQMRLHEQLEIQRNLQHSIEEQGKKLKMMLDQQAQSLIEKSNGKSTTLVEEDPEVSEGSEIDNGFPIEIN